From the Bacillus tuaregi genome, one window contains:
- a CDS encoding efflux RND transporter permease subunit, which produces MIIGLAARIMKHKKFVVIAFMLIAVIGTIAQFTVAVNYNMADYLPEDAQSTKAMDVMEQEFEGSVPNTRVMIHDVTIQEALVFKEKLANIDGVSDVTWLDDAIGITTPIEMADQELVETYYKDNHALFSFSIPEGEEVAVTDAVYELIGEENAMAGEALNTATQQKMAGKESMYAAAFLVPIIILILILSTNSWAEPLFFLTAIGVSILINLGTNVFLGEVSFVTQSVAPILQLAVSLDYAIFLLHSFSDYRKKTKDPEEAMKLAMKKSFSAIAASASTTFFGFIALSFMNFEIGSDLGINLVKGILLSFISVMVFLPAMTLMFYKWIDKTQHKPLLPSFKKIGSGVVKIRVLSIIVVLLLIVPAFLAQSQTSFTYGIGELPEDTRSGSDLAKIEKQFGKHIPIVLLVPKGDVAKESELVQDLEKLQYVSSVLSYSNTVGTVIPPEYLDKEIIEQFYSEHYSRIILQTETNNEGSEAFSLIEKVKDTVKPYYEDDTYLLGESVTLYDIKHTVQKDNTLVNLLTIITVAIVLFVTFKSITIPLVLLLTIQSAVWVNLSVPYFTDTSLVYVGYLLISVIQLAATVDYAILLTDDYKERRQEMSALHAIKKSVDGKMFSIAISASILSSVGFILWFTSSNPIVSSIGLLLGRGALLAFITVICFLPAMLLVFDRIIMKTTWKANFYKEK; this is translated from the coding sequence ATGATTATAGGTCTAGCAGCACGGATTATGAAGCACAAAAAGTTCGTTGTGATTGCCTTTATGCTGATAGCCGTTATCGGTACGATTGCCCAGTTTACTGTAGCAGTTAACTATAATATGGCCGATTACCTGCCAGAGGACGCGCAATCGACGAAAGCAATGGATGTTATGGAGCAGGAATTTGAAGGCTCTGTCCCAAATACACGAGTCATGATTCATGACGTTACGATACAGGAAGCACTTGTGTTCAAGGAAAAGCTTGCGAACATCGACGGAGTATCCGATGTGACCTGGTTGGATGATGCCATAGGAATTACAACCCCGATTGAAATGGCCGATCAGGAGCTTGTGGAAACCTATTATAAGGACAACCATGCTTTATTTTCCTTTAGTATCCCTGAAGGGGAGGAAGTGGCAGTAACAGATGCCGTCTATGAATTAATTGGTGAAGAAAATGCCATGGCTGGAGAAGCACTCAATACAGCTACACAGCAAAAAATGGCAGGGAAAGAGTCGATGTATGCGGCAGCCTTTTTAGTGCCGATTATCATCCTCATCCTGATTTTATCGACCAATTCCTGGGCAGAACCGTTATTTTTCTTAACCGCTATCGGAGTGTCCATTCTTATTAATTTGGGAACGAATGTATTTCTAGGCGAAGTATCCTTTGTGACCCAATCGGTAGCACCGATTCTGCAGCTGGCGGTCTCACTTGATTATGCCATCTTTCTGCTTCATAGTTTTTCAGATTACAGAAAGAAAACAAAAGACCCGGAGGAAGCTATGAAGCTTGCGATGAAGAAATCTTTTTCTGCGATTGCTGCTAGTGCTTCTACTACCTTCTTCGGTTTTATTGCCCTATCGTTTATGAATTTTGAGATTGGCTCTGATTTAGGAATTAATCTTGTAAAAGGAATTCTCTTAAGCTTTATCAGTGTGATGGTCTTTTTACCAGCCATGACTCTTATGTTCTATAAATGGATTGATAAGACACAGCACAAGCCGTTATTGCCAAGCTTCAAAAAAATCGGAAGCGGCGTTGTCAAAATCAGAGTCCTCAGTATTATCGTTGTCTTGCTTTTGATTGTTCCGGCCTTTTTAGCGCAAAGTCAGACAAGCTTCACCTATGGGATTGGCGAGCTGCCAGAGGATACACGATCCGGAAGTGATTTAGCTAAAATAGAAAAGCAATTCGGCAAGCATATACCGATTGTTCTGCTTGTCCCAAAAGGGGACGTCGCAAAGGAGTCAGAGCTTGTACAGGACTTAGAGAAGCTACAGTATGTTTCCAGTGTACTATCGTACAGCAACACAGTCGGAACCGTTATTCCACCGGAATATCTCGATAAGGAGATCATCGAGCAATTTTATTCAGAGCATTATAGCCGAATCATTCTTCAAACAGAAACCAACAATGAGGGGAGCGAGGCATTCTCCTTAATTGAAAAGGTAAAAGATACAGTCAAGCCATATTATGAAGATGACACATATCTCTTAGGTGAAAGCGTGACGCTGTATGATATAAAGCATACGGTGCAAAAGGACAACACGTTGGTGAACCTATTAACAATCATTACGGTTGCCATCGTTCTGTTTGTTACCTTTAAATCGATTACCATTCCATTGGTGCTGCTCTTGACGATTCAATCTGCTGTATGGGTGAACCTATCCGTACCGTACTTTACGGATACATCTCTTGTCTATGTCGGTTATCTCTTAATCAGCGTGATACAGCTTGCCGCAACAGTGGACTATGCCATTTTATTGACTGATGACTATAAAGAACGGCGACAGGAAATGAGTGCACTTCATGCAATTAAGAAAAGTGTAGATGGTAAAATGTTCTCGATTGCCATTTCTGCTTCTATTTTATCAAGCGTCGGCTTTATCTTATGGTTTACTTCATCAAATCCGATTGTTTCGTCGATAGGACTCTTGCTGGGAAGAGGGGCATTATTAGCGTTTATCACCGTTATCTGCTTCCTGCCAGCGATGCTGTTGGTATTTGATCGAATTATCATGAAAACAACGTGGAAAGCAAATTTTTATAAGGAGAAATGA
- a CDS encoding Dph6-related ATP pyrophosphatase has product MTEGKDWKNGAKGHRFVASFSGGKDSVLALYKASQMGDALGLIVMMEEEGKRSRSHGMPPELIQAQAESIGLPVYTRAASWADYEAVFIKLLEKAKSQGAEVLVTGDLDMPEHGCWHEKVTEKAGLKLAMPLWGMNHREAVEEFIQLGFVTMIVTVNLSLGMMEKDLGRILTLEYIKELEARGIDPCGEGGEFHTTVIDGPIFQQPIPIRKGEIVKDGDYAFLPLKLEQ; this is encoded by the coding sequence ATGACAGAAGGGAAAGATTGGAAAAATGGCGCAAAGGGGCATCGTTTTGTCGCTTCCTTTAGTGGCGGTAAGGATAGTGTACTCGCGCTTTATAAGGCATCACAGATGGGAGATGCCCTTGGGTTGATTGTAATGATGGAGGAAGAAGGGAAACGTTCTAGGTCTCATGGAATGCCACCTGAGCTGATTCAGGCCCAAGCTGAATCGATTGGTTTACCTGTTTATACAAGAGCAGCAAGCTGGGCAGATTATGAAGCGGTTTTTATAAAACTTTTAGAAAAAGCAAAAAGTCAAGGTGCTGAGGTGCTGGTGACCGGTGACTTAGATATGCCTGAACATGGCTGCTGGCATGAAAAGGTGACCGAGAAGGCCGGTTTAAAGCTAGCAATGCCTTTATGGGGTATGAATCACCGTGAAGCTGTCGAGGAATTCATTCAATTAGGCTTTGTCACTATGATTGTCACCGTTAATTTGTCTTTAGGTATGATGGAAAAGGATTTAGGGCGCATTCTAACCCTTGAGTACATAAAGGAGCTTGAAGCACGTGGAATCGACCCGTGTGGAGAAGGTGGCGAGTTTCACACAACCGTAATCGACGGCCCTATTTTTCAGCAGCCGATTCCGATTCGAAAGGGTGAAATCGTTAAGGATGGAGATTATGCCTTTTTACCGTTAAAGCTAGAACAATGA
- a CDS encoding TerC family protein: MENLLLALGITVSSGAMIALLKIIMIDIILSGDNAIVIAMATKNLPKELQNKAIFWGTAGAVILRIAFAAIVVYLLQIPYVNLIGGALLLWIAYKVLVESEESANIKSHNSIAKAIQTIIIADAVMSLDNVVAVAGAAHGHIGMIALGVIISIPIMIFGSKFIVKMMEKYAWIAYAGAGILAWTAGEMILKDKNLNSLVDIPHGPLSYAILAVATAMVLTAGYIKNQSKEKTVEGKQTA, translated from the coding sequence ATGGAAAACCTATTACTAGCACTTGGAATTACTGTTTCATCGGGAGCTATGATTGCACTGCTTAAAATTATCATGATTGATATCATTCTTTCCGGTGATAATGCGATTGTCATTGCAATGGCAACAAAAAACCTGCCAAAAGAATTACAAAATAAAGCCATTTTCTGGGGAACCGCAGGAGCTGTTATTTTACGGATTGCCTTTGCAGCTATTGTTGTCTACCTGCTGCAAATTCCATACGTCAACCTAATCGGTGGTGCTCTACTGCTTTGGATAGCCTACAAGGTGCTAGTTGAAAGTGAAGAAAGTGCCAACATCAAATCACATAATAGCATAGCAAAGGCCATTCAAACGATTATTATTGCGGATGCGGTCATGAGTCTTGATAATGTGGTCGCAGTTGCTGGGGCTGCACATGGTCATATCGGTATGATTGCCCTGGGTGTCATTATTAGTATCCCCATTATGATTTTCGGCTCAAAGTTTATTGTGAAAATGATGGAGAAATACGCATGGATTGCCTATGCGGGTGCAGGTATACTTGCTTGGACTGCTGGAGAAATGATCTTAAAGGATAAAAACTTAAATAGTTTAGTTGACATTCCACATGGTCCATTATCCTATGCCATTCTAGCTGTAGCAACAGCTATGGTCCTAACAGCAGGCTATATTAAAAATCAAAGCAAGGAAAAGACTGTCGAGGGAAAACAAACAGCTTAA
- a CDS encoding mechanosensitive ion channel family protein, translating into MKLINNQLLDWGLAPEITSYLSTMIMILFIALICIVVNFITKKIVIKVITHFVQNNKYTWDNILLDRKVFHKLSHVVPAIVIYYFSSTFPSYQTIIEKAAVTYIIIVGLMVIYSLLNAINDIYQTFEISKVRPIKGYIQVANIIVFTLGIIIMIANLMGESPLILLSGIGALSAVFMLVFKDSLLGLVAGVQLTANDMVRVGDWIEMPKYGADGDIVDISLNTVKVQNFDKTITTIPTYALISDSFKNWRGMQSSGGRRIKRALYIDTSSITFCTEEMLNKLKTIHYLRDYIVHKEKEISQYNTKYDMYPSNRVNGRALTNIGVFREYISNYIENHPGINLDMTIIVRQLAPTEHGLPLEIYAFTNNTQWAVYESIQADIFDHLFAVAPEFGLRVFQNPSGNDLKTILTESNKETKVMEIERS; encoded by the coding sequence ATGAAACTTATAAATAATCAGCTGCTGGATTGGGGACTGGCTCCAGAGATAACGAGCTATCTCTCCACGATGATTATGATTCTATTTATTGCACTTATTTGTATCGTTGTGAATTTTATCACGAAGAAAATCGTCATTAAGGTGATTACACATTTTGTGCAAAACAACAAATATACGTGGGATAATATTCTCTTAGACAGAAAGGTATTCCATAAGCTTTCACATGTGGTACCTGCTATAGTCATTTATTATTTCTCATCAACGTTTCCAAGCTATCAAACCATCATAGAAAAGGCTGCTGTTACCTATATTATTATTGTTGGCTTAATGGTAATTTACAGTCTATTAAATGCGATAAATGATATTTACCAGACCTTTGAAATATCGAAGGTCAGACCGATTAAGGGATATATTCAGGTAGCCAACATTATTGTCTTTACATTAGGGATAATTATCATGATTGCTAATTTGATGGGCGAGAGTCCGCTCATTCTTCTAAGTGGTATAGGAGCATTATCGGCTGTATTCATGTTAGTTTTTAAGGATTCATTATTAGGACTTGTTGCAGGGGTCCAGCTGACTGCCAATGATATGGTCCGTGTTGGAGACTGGATTGAAATGCCAAAATATGGTGCGGATGGGGATATTGTTGACATTTCTTTAAATACCGTAAAAGTGCAAAACTTTGATAAAACGATCACGACGATTCCCACCTATGCTTTGATATCCGATTCCTTCAAGAACTGGAGAGGCATGCAAAGCTCTGGTGGCAGACGGATTAAGCGGGCACTTTATATTGATACGAGCTCAATTACTTTTTGTACAGAGGAAATGCTGAATAAGCTAAAAACGATTCATTACCTAAGAGACTATATTGTTCACAAGGAAAAAGAAATTTCGCAATATAATACGAAATATGATATGTACCCTAGTAATCGTGTAAACGGACGTGCCCTTACCAATATTGGTGTTTTTAGAGAATACATTAGCAACTATATAGAAAATCATCCGGGAATTAATCTGGACATGACGATCATTGTGCGCCAGCTCGCACCGACAGAGCATGGTCTGCCATTAGAAATATATGCCTTTACCAATAATACTCAGTGGGCTGTATATGAATCGATTCAAGCAGATATCTTTGATCATCTCTTCGCCGTTGCGCCAGAATTCGGACTTCGAGTCTTCCAAAACCCATCTGGGAATGATTTAAAAACGATTCTTACTGAATCGAACAAAGAGACTAAAGTAATGGAAATCGAACGTTCATAA
- a CDS encoding IS607 family transposase: MFTIREAAEMLGVATSTLRRWENEGKIKSVRTTGNHRRYTVEELSKIKKVKPLNEKITVGYCRVSSSDQREDLKRQVELVSMYCTAKGYGFEIIEDLGSGLNYNKKGLTKLIKMIQSNQVERVVINYRDRLIRFGMELIEQICEFHDVKIEVINQTEDKTYEQEMVEDILSILTVFSSRLYGSRSHKSKKLKQMVEEVIKE; this comes from the coding sequence ATGTTCACAATTAGAGAAGCGGCGGAAATGTTAGGAGTGGCAACATCTACGTTAAGAAGGTGGGAAAACGAAGGAAAAATTAAGTCCGTTCGTACAACAGGCAACCACCGTCGGTATACTGTTGAAGAATTATCTAAAATAAAAAAAGTGAAGCCATTAAATGAAAAAATAACCGTAGGTTATTGTCGCGTTTCTTCTTCTGATCAAAGAGAAGATTTGAAACGTCAGGTAGAACTGGTGAGTATGTATTGTACGGCAAAGGGGTACGGTTTCGAAATAATAGAAGATCTGGGAAGTGGATTAAACTATAACAAAAAAGGTTTAACAAAATTAATTAAAATGATTCAATCGAATCAAGTGGAACGTGTGGTTATAAATTATCGAGATCGGTTGATTCGATTTGGTATGGAATTAATCGAACAAATTTGCGAGTTTCACGATGTGAAAATAGAAGTCATTAATCAAACAGAAGACAAAACATATGAACAAGAAATGGTAGAAGATATATTATCCATTTTAACCGTATTTAGTAGTCGGTTATATGGAAGTAGAAGCCATAAGTCAAAAAAATTAAAACAAATGGTGGAAGAAGTTATAAAAGAATAA
- a CDS encoding universal stress protein, whose product MKKQIIVPIDDSIHSHQALKYACTVATESNADIILVNVQPSYDSSPNFHQFVSKAEIQAYIQETGDGILEKAIKTITNQEIHTEKVIRTGIPKVEITNLAKERNAACIIMGTRGLGAVKSAFIGSVSLGVLQLAPCPVTLVP is encoded by the coding sequence ATGAAAAAACAAATCATTGTTCCAATTGATGATTCGATTCATTCTCATCAAGCTCTGAAATATGCCTGTACGGTAGCAACGGAATCAAACGCTGATATTATTCTTGTTAATGTTCAGCCAAGTTACGATTCCTCACCCAATTTTCATCAATTTGTATCGAAAGCAGAGATTCAAGCCTATATACAAGAAACAGGTGATGGAATTTTAGAAAAGGCCATAAAAACCATAACAAATCAGGAAATTCATACAGAAAAAGTGATTCGTACAGGAATTCCGAAGGTTGAAATTACAAATTTAGCAAAAGAACGAAATGCTGCTTGTATCATTATGGGTACTCGCGGATTAGGTGCGGTCAAAAGTGCCTTTATTGGCAGTGTGAGTCTCGGAGTTTTACAGCTTGCTCCTTGTCCTGTTACGCTGGTACCTTAA
- the ltrA gene encoding group II intron reverse transcriptase/maturase, protein MNVRKMTNYTNNVKAQELWKTLYLCAKECPTRRFHALYDKIYRPDILWEAWQRVKRKKGSGGVDGQTIEQIVSEYGEKKFMNELYLELKEKRYHPSPVLRTYIPKDDGKKRPLGIPTIKDRVAQMATKMVIEPIFEADFHDCSFGFRPKRNAHQAMAKIRKASKKCFWVVDVDIQGYFDNINQHKLMKLLEQRISDRRVLKLVRKWLESGIMEEGKIRNPITGTPQGGVISPLLANIYLNTMDMLWEKKFKDLGELIRYADDFVIMCKTKSQALESIKVIQSIMGKLDLTINRNKSRLVNLWNDIDGFDFLGFHNRKFPIRRKGGNTLYVMSHIPKRDAMKKMRSKIKAYTEPRNKLFLDIKELVKGLNRKLQGFKNYYLISTHAKKWLNRIDWYVLERLVLFYNKKRNNRKKHGKLKDVREEVDHILVKLAG, encoded by the coding sequence GTGAATGTCAGGAAAATGACTAACTACACCAATAATGTAAAAGCTCAAGAACTCTGGAAGACGTTATATCTTTGTGCCAAGGAATGTCCAACTCGAAGATTTCACGCTTTATATGACAAAATCTATCGTCCTGATATTCTATGGGAAGCGTGGCAACGTGTGAAACGTAAGAAAGGAAGTGGAGGTGTCGATGGACAGACGATTGAACAAATCGTCTCGGAGTACGGTGAGAAGAAATTTATGAACGAACTCTATCTAGAATTAAAGGAGAAACGTTATCACCCTAGTCCAGTCCTAAGAACCTATATTCCAAAGGATGATGGTAAGAAACGTCCATTAGGAATTCCTACTATTAAAGACCGAGTCGCACAAATGGCAACGAAAATGGTTATTGAACCAATATTCGAAGCTGACTTTCATGACTGTTCGTTTGGTTTTCGTCCAAAACGAAATGCCCATCAAGCAATGGCAAAGATAAGAAAAGCCAGTAAGAAATGTTTTTGGGTAGTAGACGTCGATATCCAAGGATATTTCGATAATATCAATCAACATAAGTTGATGAAATTATTAGAACAAAGGATTAGTGACCGACGGGTTTTAAAACTTGTTCGAAAATGGTTAGAGTCAGGCATAATGGAGGAAGGCAAAATAAGAAATCCGATTACTGGTACACCTCAAGGTGGTGTAATTTCACCTCTTTTAGCGAATATCTATTTAAATACAATGGATATGCTTTGGGAGAAGAAGTTCAAAGACTTGGGTGAACTCATAAGGTATGCGGATGACTTCGTCATCATGTGCAAAACCAAATCACAAGCACTTGAAAGTATAAAGGTTATCCAATCAATAATGGGAAAACTCGACCTTACTATTAATAGAAACAAATCGAGACTAGTTAATCTGTGGAATGACATAGATGGTTTTGATTTTCTAGGTTTTCATAATCGGAAGTTTCCAATCAGACGAAAAGGAGGAAACACGTTATATGTCATGTCACATATACCGAAGAGGGACGCAATGAAGAAAATGCGCTCCAAGATTAAAGCCTACACAGAACCAAGGAATAAATTATTCTTGGACATCAAAGAGTTAGTGAAAGGACTAAATAGGAAACTGCAAGGTTTCAAGAACTATTACCTTATATCAACTCACGCAAAGAAATGGCTGAATCGTATTGACTGGTATGTGTTAGAACGCCTCGTCTTGTTTTATAACAAAAAGAGGAACAATCGAAAGAAGCACGGAAAACTAAAGGATGTTAGAGAAGAAGTTGATCATATTTTAGTGAAATTGGCTGGTTAG
- a CDS encoding malate:quinone oxidoreductase: protein MSNRQTKTDVILIGAGIMSATLGSLLKELVPDWEITVFEKLANAGEESSNEWNNAGTGHAALCELNYTVEKPDGSIDIKKAININEQFQVSMQFWSHLVNNKLIRNPQDFIMPLPHMSFVQGEENVTFLKKRFEALSNNPLFQGMEFSDNPEKLKEWIPLMLSNRTSNEPIAATKIDTGTDVNFGALTRMLFEHLETKDVHVHYNHSVDNIKRTSDGSWELKIKNQISGAVEQHTAKFVFIGGGGGSLHLLQKSGIPEGKHIGGFPVSGLFMVCNNPEVVEKHHAKVYGKAKVGAPPMSVPHLDTRFINNQKSLLFGPFAGFTPKFLKTGSMMDLITSVKPNNVLTMLAAGAKEMALTKYLIQQVMLSKEQRMEELREFIPDAKSDDWDLIVAGQRVQVIKDTDAGKGTLQFGTEVVSAADGSVAALLGASPGASTAVSVMLKVLNQCFPQHIKAWEPKLKEMIPSYGKSLLENPELLREVHQSTAKALGLADTKQEKQDRVLELV, encoded by the coding sequence ATGAGTAACAGACAAACAAAGACAGATGTGATCTTAATTGGGGCCGGAATTATGAGCGCAACATTAGGATCGCTTCTGAAGGAATTAGTACCGGACTGGGAAATTACAGTATTCGAGAAGCTAGCAAACGCAGGAGAGGAAAGCTCCAACGAATGGAATAATGCGGGAACAGGGCATGCCGCATTATGCGAGCTCAACTATACAGTTGAAAAGCCAGACGGATCGATAGATATTAAAAAAGCAATCAATATTAACGAGCAATTTCAGGTTTCAATGCAGTTTTGGTCCCATTTAGTAAATAATAAGCTAATACGTAATCCGCAGGACTTTATTATGCCACTGCCACATATGAGTTTCGTGCAAGGGGAAGAAAATGTAACCTTCTTAAAGAAAAGATTTGAAGCGCTATCAAATAATCCGCTATTCCAGGGGATGGAATTTTCTGATAACCCCGAAAAGTTAAAAGAATGGATTCCGCTTATGCTGAGTAATCGGACCTCCAATGAACCGATCGCGGCTACGAAAATCGATACCGGCACGGATGTAAACTTTGGTGCTTTAACGCGGATGCTGTTTGAACATTTGGAAACTAAGGATGTCCATGTTCATTACAATCATAGTGTTGATAATATTAAACGCACAAGTGATGGCTCATGGGAGCTGAAAATAAAGAATCAAATTAGCGGTGCTGTTGAACAGCATACAGCTAAATTCGTCTTTATCGGCGGCGGGGGCGGAAGTCTTCATCTGCTGCAAAAATCTGGCATTCCGGAAGGAAAACATATTGGTGGTTTCCCTGTAAGCGGACTATTCATGGTATGTAATAACCCTGAGGTTGTCGAGAAGCATCATGCGAAGGTTTACGGAAAAGCAAAGGTGGGTGCTCCGCCAATGTCTGTTCCGCATCTTGATACACGTTTTATCAATAATCAAAAATCATTACTATTTGGACCATTTGCCGGCTTCACACCAAAGTTCTTAAAAACGGGCTCGATGATGGATTTAATCACATCTGTTAAACCGAACAACGTCTTAACCATGCTGGCTGCAGGTGCAAAGGAGATGGCACTAACCAAATATTTAATTCAACAGGTTATGTTATCGAAAGAACAGCGGATGGAAGAGCTGCGTGAATTTATTCCAGATGCGAAAAGCGATGACTGGGATCTAATCGTAGCAGGACAACGTGTACAGGTCATTAAAGATACGGATGCTGGAAAAGGTACACTTCAATTTGGTACAGAGGTTGTCAGTGCAGCGGATGGATCGGTTGCAGCCTTACTTGGCGCTTCACCAGGTGCATCTACAGCGGTATCTGTTATGCTGAAGGTCTTAAATCAATGCTTCCCGCAGCATATTAAAGCGTGGGAACCAAAGTTAAAAGAAATGATTCCATCGTATGGCAAGTCATTATTGGAAAACCCTGAATTACTAAGAGAAGTCCATCAATCAACAGCGAAGGCTCTTGGTTTAGCAGATACAAAGCAGGAAAAACAAGATAGAGTACTTGAACTGGTTTAA
- a CDS encoding RNA-guided endonuclease InsQ/TnpB family protein has product MSITFNRKVEIIFPKETTYALDGQSKICNWLYNQLIQAAQNDYENGSPLKLLEGRNLRNYATTLKKIHPFLRTVHSSPLKNTALRLKDAYDRFFKKQNGYPKFRSWKEKWFSLYFDEPNKGFKLLDSKTIRISFGKDISGKQLTVNGTLREPFFIKEKEEIKTFRLCKQQGNRFYGIFTIERYKTMEKEQKQIEKTFKELKKKLLHTHSIYHSKKKKKQSKTKERFPKGTKWVSLDPNHKNFFVAVDYKGVSYEMSKIYQTEFWDQKIDEIKSKRDFCERKSIKIETEHGNAYWQPSKRWARYNNTLNKAYHTRREQIKVALYSIAHWLYNHYDLVIIGDYTPTNGTARSKNMKRSMLNQTHIGEFRKILQWVASKRGKQYKMVNERNTTKECCVCGHKEKKEPEVRLFICLSCGHTIVRDLNSAINMAKKIQILSGSDWVKKWKLACITYAVRYDLFANHEKPIASVRNSGANKLNPMA; this is encoded by the coding sequence TTGAGTATAACGTTCAATCGTAAGGTGGAAATTATTTTTCCAAAAGAAACCACTTATGCCTTAGACGGTCAAAGTAAAATATGTAATTGGCTGTATAATCAATTAATTCAAGCTGCCCAAAATGATTATGAGAATGGTTCCCCTTTAAAGTTGTTAGAAGGACGAAATTTAAGAAATTACGCTACAACATTGAAAAAAATCCATCCATTCCTTCGGACCGTGCATTCTTCCCCGTTAAAAAACACGGCCTTGCGCTTAAAAGATGCCTATGACCGTTTTTTTAAAAAGCAAAATGGATATCCAAAGTTCCGTAGTTGGAAGGAGAAGTGGTTTTCTTTATACTTTGATGAGCCAAACAAAGGGTTTAAATTACTCGATTCTAAAACGATTAGGATTTCATTTGGGAAAGATATATCAGGCAAACAACTCACAGTAAACGGAACGTTACGTGAACCTTTTTTTATTAAAGAAAAAGAAGAAATCAAAACCTTTCGGTTATGCAAACAACAAGGAAATCGTTTTTATGGGATATTTACCATTGAAAGATATAAAACAATGGAAAAAGAACAAAAACAAATAGAAAAAACATTTAAAGAACTAAAGAAAAAGTTATTACATACACATTCGATTTATCACTCGAAGAAAAAGAAAAAACAATCAAAAACAAAAGAAAGGTTCCCGAAGGGAACCAAATGGGTTAGTTTAGATCCGAATCATAAAAATTTCTTTGTAGCAGTAGATTACAAAGGAGTTTCCTATGAAATGAGTAAAATTTATCAAACAGAATTCTGGGATCAAAAGATTGATGAAATCAAAAGTAAAAGAGATTTTTGCGAGAGAAAATCAATCAAAATAGAAACAGAACACGGCAACGCTTACTGGCAGCCAAGCAAAAGATGGGCTCGATACAATAATACTTTGAATAAAGCGTACCATACACGACGAGAACAAATTAAAGTCGCGTTATATAGTATCGCACATTGGTTATATAATCACTACGATTTAGTGATTATTGGTGATTATACGCCTACGAATGGCACAGCTCGTTCTAAAAATATGAAAAGAAGTATGTTGAATCAAACACATATTGGTGAATTCCGTAAAATATTACAGTGGGTTGCTTCTAAACGTGGGAAACAATATAAAATGGTAAACGAAAGAAATACAACCAAAGAATGTTGTGTTTGTGGTCATAAAGAAAAGAAAGAACCGGAGGTTCGTTTGTTTATTTGTCTTTCTTGTGGACATACCATTGTTCGTGACTTAAATAGTGCCATTAATATGGCTAAAAAGATACAAATATTGTCTGGCTCGGACTGGGTGAAAAAGTGGAAGCTCGCTTGTATCACCTATGCGGTAAGGTATGATTTGTTCGCAAATCATGAGAAACCGATTGCATCCGTTAGAAATAGCGGTGCAAATAAATTGAATCCTATGGCTTGA
- a CDS encoding TetR-like C-terminal domain-containing protein yields MTEKLFEYFAEKKDVCQTLFNENGDLTFQKRAMDVAYQFIMKNWMEVNHLDEDVSGYLSTFIISGSIRVMKSWLDNGMDRSPKEMAELINSFINKGLSFVK; encoded by the coding sequence ATGACTGAAAAACTATTTGAATATTTCGCTGAAAAAAAGGATGTATGCCAAACTCTTTTCAATGAAAACGGAGACCTAACCTTTCAAAAAAGAGCCATGGATGTGGCGTATCAATTCATCATGAAAAATTGGATGGAAGTCAACCATCTCGATGAAGACGTTTCCGGTTATTTAAGCACCTTCATTATTAGCGGAAGTATCCGTGTGATGAAAAGCTGGCTTGATAATGGGATGGATCGAAGTCCTAAAGAAATGGCTGAGCTAATTAATAGCTTTATTAATAAAGGACTTTCGTTTGTGAAATGA